GCGCAGTGACGAGCGTATCCTTTCGCGACTTGAGGCCGTCTCTTGTGGTGTCGACAGACTGAACCTTGCGTGACCACTTGTCCAGGCCAGCCTCTCTGACTTTGACAGcccgctcctcctcagcctgcaTCTGCTCCCAAATCTCCTGGGTCGTCATCGAGGCGTCTAGCTCGCGCTTGCGCTTATCACCAGCCCGAGACGAACCAAAGTTGtccttgaggctgctgatGGTGTTCAGCAGCTTGATagcagcctcctcggccgcctcgtAAGGCTCAGACTCGGGCTCGGGGCTGTCCTCGATGGCGGCAAAGGTgttggcggcgatgagggccTTTTGTAGACGGATTCGGAGGTTGAGAAGACCATCATAGATCTTGCGCTGTTCTCGAATGGCAAGACCCTTGTTGACGTCGGTGCGGTTTGAAAAGGCAGCCATGACGGGCTTTACActcttcgccttcttctccttctcatcatcgtcgctttcctcttcatcatcactggcgtcttcatcttcctcatcttcctcgtcgtcttcttcagaCTCGTCATCCGAATCTCCAGCGCCGTCGACAAGagcgtcgaggccatcatccatgtcatCCTCTTCCGAGTCAGAGCCCTCGAGTTCCACGCCGCTCAtctcgtcttcgtcttcgtcctcgtccacGTCGGCACCaccctcgccgccctcgtcAGAGGAAGACATAAAGTCAGCAGCAGTGGCCCTCTTGGACTTGCTCACTGGCTTCTTGGGTTTCGAGCTCCCTCGGAAGGTAAAGTCCTGGAAGcgctcctcgtcgctctcgcCGAGGGCATTGTCACTGGAAATCTCGGAGTcgttggcctcggcctcgtcgcgTTCCAAGTCGGCAGTCTCAGGATCGTCGAAttcttcgtcgtcctcatcctcatcctcgtctccctcgtcgtcggacTCGCTCTCCTGCTCCAGAGCTGCCCTAGAGACGCGCGAGCCTTGATACTTGGGACCGAGCGACACGCCCTCCTTTTGCCTCAGCTTGCTCTTTCCCACAGAGACATAGTGCTCTGTGCCAGCGTTCTCGTTCTCGCTCGATTCGCTGTCGCTGCCGTGCTCGCTCACATCGACATTGGCTTCAGGATCGTAGTCTAGAAACGAGTTAGAAACTTTGCGCAACGTGGCGCATGAGAAATTGAGTTACGTACCCTTGGCGATATGCTCGTCCAAGTCCTCGAACTGCTTTGCGCGACCCTTTGCTTTGGCCATTGTCGATATGTATCTTGGACAAAAAGTGTCTTGGATCAGATGCAAAGCTCTCCTACCAATGGTAGCGGCCCCCACGTAGGTTGGAAATTTTCTAGGATGGTCTTGAACTTTTGGGCGGTGGGAGATGGCAGAATTGTCGCAGCTCAGTAATAGTGGCGCCGGCAGTGAGCGATAGCGCCGAGGGCCGCTAACTCAAGCTGAATTGAGCATGGAAGCCTGAGTTGAGATCCAATATTGGATGATATATCAGCTCCATTTCTAACAAGATGCTTGGAGTCTGAATTTCAAGTCTTCCCTCATTGATATAGTCAAACAGACCTTGGGTAGAGTTTGGTTCCTCTGAACCGAGGCCTAGTCCCTCATCTCAGCTCAACTCAACTACAACCCCAGTCCTCACAAGATGCGCCCGACTTCTGCTCGCCTCTTTCAGACCCTTCGGGCTCTCCAGCATGAGAATCCCTTGGTAACCAATGCCCTGGACTATCTTTACAAAACCATGGCTCTTTCCCTAACCAATGGCAGGGTCTCCCCCGGTCCGGTACACCTCCGAACTGGCCTCGACGTCCTCAAAGACGCAACATAgctggtgttgagaaggTAATTGCAGTGTCATCCGCCAAAGGTGGTGTAGGTAAAAGCACAGTAGCAGGTATATCAACTCATATCGTACTCGTTTACAGCCATGTTGATATATTCCAGCAAACTTGTCTCTCGCCTTTGCCCGTCTCGGCTACCGCGCCGGTATCCTCGATACTGACATCTTTGGCCCGTCTATCCCCACTCTGTTTGATCTTTCAGGGGAGCCTAGGTTATCTAGCAGTCAGTTCCACCGTTGCATCAAGCCAGTTCTTGAAACGCTGACACCTCTGTAGAGAACCAGTTGATCCCTCTGACAAACTATGGTGTCAAGACCATGTCAATGGGCTACCTAGTCGGCGAGAACGCCCCCGTCGTGTGGCGAGGCcccatggtgatgaaggcAATTCAGCAGCTCCTTCATGAAGTTGACTGGGGTGGTCTTGATATCCTGGTCCTCGACCTGCCGCCAGGAACCGGAGATACACAACTGACCATCACACAGCAAGTCATTCTGGATGGTGCGTGTCTACGAGGTATTTCCTCTACTGTTGCTGATGCTACGCAGGTTCCGTCATTGTCACTACACCGCACACTCTAGCAACCAAAGACGCCGTCAAAGGTATCAACATGTTCAAGACTGTCGACGTCAACATTCTTGGCCTGGTGCAGAACATGTCTCTCTTCCAGTGCCCTCATTGCCACGGAGAGACACACATCTTTGGGTCAAATGCGAGGGTGGAGAAGTTGTGCCAGGAGCACCAGATTGATTTCCTCGGCGATATTCCATTACATCCCAACATtggagacgatggcgatCGAGGAAAGCCAACCGTTGTCGCTGAGCCAACAAGTGAGAGGGCAAATGCCTTCTTGAAGATCGCTCAGGACATCTGTCCCAAGATCAACCTTGGCAATAACTAGGTACTAGCGAAGTGGGCATCCAGGTCGATGCCCACTTCACTTGGCCGACGCATAGAACAATGGACAATAAAGGTCCATAATAGCAACTAGCCCGGCCTGCTGTATCAGTTTAGTATGCACTCAACTCCAAGACAGCAAAGTACGCCATGAAGCAGGTATTCAATTGACCTTGGCTGGCCCATTCAGGCCGCAGCTCTCCTATGTGCTTGGATTCTGAAAAAAAGACAACTGGGTTAAAACGCCAGCAAAGATAAGACGTTAGCCTCTGCCACGATCAAATGCAAGGCATGTTACCAAACAAAGCAATAGCTCCCGAGACTTCCAAACGCCTTCTGCACGCCAATTTGATATCGCGGAAATGCCCTGCTAAGAGAGAATGGTCATTAGTCCAGCTCATCGTTCATTTGGTAGACATGACGGCTTCGAGTTGGGTCTTTTCGCATGGTCTGGCCAGAGCCTGTGAAACCAACTGCCACAAAAGTCAGCATTTGCACTCATAACTCGACACAAGATGCTTACCTCTACCGTTAACACCCTCGGGAGTTCGGAACatgctctccttcttgtgAGCCTTTCCGAACTTGGATTTGGCGCTAAACTCTTGCCACTtattcttgttcttctcgagctccttcttcgccttaagcttctttgccttggggGGCTTCACATCGCCGTTGTTCTCGGCTTCTCTCTTCGCTTCAGGATACACTGTCGCGCCGGCCGACGTCACCAATCCGGGGGCAGGGGGAGTCGCGGGTGTCGAGGACAATGGGGTACCGTCTGCCTTTCGCTTATTCGAGACAGGGCGGATATCTCGAGATCGCAGGGTCTCTGTGTTATCATACGTCTTGAACTTGACAATGTAGATGGGGTCTGTCGAGGACCCTGTAATGGATGTAATACGCGCCGGGTAGAATGCCTTGTCACCGGTGACCCATTTCGCCAACACTGTGTCGTTGACCTGGTAGTGGACGGGCGtgtcctccttctcctcggccgggGTCGCTTTCTTAAAGGCGGGGTGGTTCTCGCGGGACCACTTCTCCGGTTCAGGTGGCGGGGACGGCTGCTTGGGAGCTGGCTTGGGCGcctgcttgggcttgagctCAGCAATGTTCTCATTGAGGAGATCAATGAAGTTGTTCAACTCCTCCTGAAGCGCTTTGAGTTCGACGTTCTCGGGGTCGTCGCGTAGTTGGCCGTGGACGATGTCCAACTGTAGAGGCAACAGTCAGTATGATTCAAATTTGAGGCGAAAGCTGATGTCGCACCTGCTCTTGGTACtgcttcttttcatcttcgAGGTCGGATAAAGGCGACATGGCTGCAGAGTATGTATTCGGTGAAGGAGGGGAATGCGATGCTAGATGTAGGGACGTAGTGGTGGAGAAGTCGACGTTGACGTGGGAGGCGATGAGTTAGTTGGGCAAATGAGGATCCAATGTTTGCAGtggatgatggtggttgCATGTGCACGTCACGTGCTGTTTTAAGTGACCACTGGCCACCAGCTGTGTGCGATCAAGTCGCCCAGCAACAGGCGGGATGCGTACTTCTTGGTCAGTCGTAATCGCCCTTTCGAATGTATTCAAGTCTAATAGATGAAGAAGCATCTGTCGCTATACTATCCATCCGCATTATTTAGGATCAATTGGGCGTGGAACAGTTATTCTGGGGTTGATAGGTAGTTCCGACAGATGGGTCTAACCAATCGGGAATAGCGCGGCATCTCAAATCCTGGGGTTGAGAGCGCGTTGTACCGTCTTTCTATTCTCACGTATTTCTTTCATAAAAGTATAACCATGCATCATACAAGGGACAGTCTCAAGGTTAGAGAAGAcgtataattataatctcATCCTAATACGAGCAGGTTGTATCTACTTATCTTTACAACCTCCAACCACAACTCGCGTCTGAACATGACGGTCACGACTTGCAAATACACGTCTCTCACAACAGGGTTTATGGTTGTATAACCCTGGGCTAGTCGGCCACTCTCATTTGTGCTCTGGTAACAGTAACACACAACACAAAGCTGACTCTAGTCCTCGAATTTCCCGGCGGATTGCAACATTGGTGGTCATGCTCGGGTTACGCCTACAGT
This window of the Fusarium keratoplasticum isolate Fu6.1 chromosome 3, whole genome shotgun sequence genome carries:
- a CDS encoding Protein BFR2, with amino-acid sequence MAKAKGRAKQFEDLDEHIAKDYDPEANVDVSEHGSDSESSENENAGTEHYVSVGKSKLRQKEGVSLGPKYQGSRVSRAALEQESESDDEGDEDEDEDDEEFDDPETADLERDEAEANDSEISSDNALGESDEERFQDFTFRGSSKPKKPVSKSKRATAADFMSSSDEGGEGGADVDEDEDEDEMSGVELEGSDSEEDDMDDGLDALVDGAGDSDDESEEDDEEDEEDEDASDDEEESDDDEKEKKAKSVKPVMAAFSNRTDVNKGLAIREQRKIYDGLLNLRIRLQKALIAANTFAAIEDSPEPESEPYEAAEEAAIKLLNTISSLKDNFGSSRAGDKRKRELDASMTTQEIWEQMQAEEERAVKVREAGLDKWSRKVQSVDTTRDGLKSRKDTLVTALQEQLLNPDNRLAKRSRVPRSCAPAQAAKGVTQDDDIYDDADFYQVLLKELVDQRTVDGSSASAGAVPTVMLTAAKEVKTRKNVDRKASKGRKMRFTVHEKLQNFMAPEDRRAWEQEAIDRFFGTLFGRKMELNEDESDDDDMEVDAEEAGLRLFRS
- a CDS encoding Tudor domain-containing protein; the encoded protein is MSPLSDLEDEKKQYQEQLDIVHGQLRDDPENVELKALQEELNNFIDLLNENIAELKPKQAPKPAPKQPSPPPEPEKWSRENHPAFKKATPAEEKEDTPVHYQVNDTVLAKWVTGDKAFYPARITSITGSSTDPIYIVKFKTYDNTETLRSRDIRPVSNKRKADGTPLSSTPATPPAPGLVTSAGATVYPEAKREAENNGDVKPPKAKKLKAKKELEKNKNKWQEFSAKSKFGKAHKKESMFRTPEGVNGRVGFTGSGQTMRKDPTRSRHVYQMNDELD